AGCGACGTGAAATACGCCTGGCTGGAGGAGGAAGGGGACGCCCCGGGCATCGCCTCGGGGGTGATGCTTTCCGAGCTCCTCAACGGGGGCGGGGGCGCCAATACCAACACCAACGCGGGGCAGGGGAGCACGAGCTTCCAGTTGACGGGCAATTCGGTGGGGGGCATCTACACCGTCCTGAGCAAGACCTTGGAGCCCCAGAGCGCCGTCCATTTCGGCTATGTCTTCGGCTTCAACCGGGCCTTCCAGGACCTGGGCATCGGGGACTTCGGCCCCAGCATGAGCTATTCCCAGCTGATCCCGCTGACCACCACCAAGCTTTCCACCATCACCGACGCCGACACGCCGAACATCCTCTACACCGGGTTCAATGCCCGGTTCCTGGGGACCAACTGGAAGTTCGAGCTCTGGAAACCCTTCCCGATGGCCGAGGACCCCATCCTGCTGGATTCCCAGATCGACGGTCTCTTCGCCTTCAACCTGGGCTACGAGCGCTGGAACAGCGGCTACGCCGTGCTGGGCTACTTCAATTTCCGTTTCACCATCATCCCCGTCCCGCCGGATTACTAAAGATTCGAACCACAGAGGACACAGAGGTCACCGAGAAGTCGTAAGATCTTTTTAAGGTCAAAGGATCGAACTCCGTGTTCTCTGTGCGCCGCCGAAGGCGGCCTGTGGTGAAAACTCCTGAGGTTTTATGGGCTCGAAAGAACAAAAAAAGATCCTGATGGTCGCCGGGGAGGTCTCCGGCGACCTGCACGCGGCCAAGGTGGCCGAGGCCCTCTTGCGCAAGGACAAGGGCGTCCGCCTCTTCGGACTGGGCGGTCCCCGCATGGCGGCGGCGGGCGTGGAGGTCCGGGAGGACCTGACGAAGGATTCGGCCATGGGCTTCGCCGAGGTGGTCCGGCAGCTTCCCGCCTCCCTGCGGCGCCTCAAGGATTGCGAGCGGTGGATGGCCGGGGAAAGGCCGGACCTGCTGGTCCTGGTCGATTACCCCGGGTTCAACCTGCGCCTGGCCGCCCGGGCCCATGCCATGGGCATCCCGGTCTGCTATTACATCGCCCCCAAGGTCTGGGCCTGGAACGCGAGCCGCCTGAAGGTCATGGCGAAGGTCCTCAAAAAGCTCCTGGTCATCTTTCCCTTCGAGGCGGTCTTCTTCAAGAAGCACCGCATCCCCGCCGTTTTCGTGGGCAATCCGTCCGTGGAGGAAATGGACCTGAAGCCGGTCGCGCGCAAGGAGGTCCTGGCCTCCCTGGGGCTCAAGCTCTCCCAGTTCCCCCTGGTCTGCGCCATGCCGGGTAGCCGCCGGGGCGAGATCGGGAAGATCTGGCCGCTTTTCCTCAAGGCCTCCCGGTTGCTTCGAAAGACCTGCCCCGACGCCGCCTTCGTGGTGCCGATGCCCCCGGGCCTGACCCCCGGGGATTTCCACGGGGTGACCCCCGACGACCCCTTCTATTTCGTGGAAGGCCCCGCCTACGACGTCCGCAAGGCCTGCGACCTGGCCTGGATCAAGTCGGGCACCAGCACCCTGGAAACGGCCCTGCTCAAGACCCCCATGGTGGTGGTCTATAAGGTGGCCATGGTCACCGGCTTCCTGGCCAAGCGCTTCCTCAAGATCAAGGACGTCTCCCTGGTGAACATCCTGGCCGGGCGCACGGTCGTCACCGAACTGCTGCAGGAAAAGGCCAAACCGGCCCGGCTGGTGGCGGAGACGAACCGGCTCCTGGACCAGAGGTCCTTCCGGGAGGGGCAGTTGAAGGCCTTCGCCGGGATCCACCGCGCCATCGCCCGCCCCGCCAAGGCCTCGGAAAAGGCCGCCGTCGAGATTTTGAAACTGCTAAAAAGCGGCGAACCACAGAGGACACAGAGAGCACAGAGAAGGATATTTGAATGATGAAGCCACTCGATGGACCCCAAAAAGATGGAAGTCCTTTTTCGTTCTTTCCCAAGGTATTTTGGACTTTCTCGGTGACCTCTGTGCTCTCTGTGGTTCGGGCGGTGTTTCTTTGAAGACACACCGCTTATCCCTGACCGACTGGCTCATCGTCCTTGTCGCCACGCCCCTCATCCACCTCTTGGGGTTGACCCTGCGCATCAAGTCCGAGGGACGCTCCGACCTGGGGCCGAGGGCGAAACAGGAGAAGCCCCCCCTCTGGTCCCTCTGGCACGAGACCATCCTCATGAGCGTCTGGTACCACCGCGACCGGGATGTGCACGTCATGATCTCCGCCAGCCGGGACGGGGAGCTCATCACCACCGTGGGCAAGTTCTTCGGTTATACGGCGGTCAGGGGTTCCAGCTCCCGGGGCGGGCAGGAGGCCACCCGTGAGATGGTGGACCACCTAAAGGCGGGCAAACGCTGCGCCATCACCCCCGACGGGCCCCGGGGCCCGAGGCGGGAGATGAAGATGGGGGCGGTCACCATCGCCCGGGCGACCGGCGCTCCCGTCGTCTGCTTCGGTTTCGCGGCCGAGCATGGCTGGCGCCTGAGGAGCTGGGACCGCTTCATCGTCCCCAAGCCCTTCTCCCGGGCGGTGTTCGTCTATGGAGAGCCCATCGCCATCCCGCCCGAGGGCGGGGACGACGGGGAATACCTCAAAAAGATCCAGGCCGAGATGGACAGGGTCACCCAAGAGGCCGAAAATCATTTCGCGAGATCGTAGGATCTTCAACAGAACCCAAGGAACAGGGATGAACGCCGATGAACAGGGATGAAAATCTTTTTCGCCTTCTGGATTTTCCCATCCCATTCATCCGTATTTATCCCTGTTCCAACGGTTTTTCGCTGGAAGTCTTGATCTAAAGGGTCTTCATGCTCCTTTTTATTTACCGCGTCGCCATGTTCCTCATCTACGTCCTGGCCCGGGTCATCGGGATCTTCTACCGCAGTTGGACCTTCCAGGAGCGGCTGGGTTTCCACCGCCCCGAGGACGTTCAAAAGCTCGCCTCGGGCTACAACGTCTGGCTCCACGCCGCCTCGGCGGGCGAGGTCAACGCCATCACGCCCTTCTGCCAGGCCTTCCGCAAGGCCAAGCCCGAGGCCCGCATCGTCCTGACCACCACCTCGGCCATGGGCCGCAAGATCGCGATGGAAAAGGGTGTCGCCGACCATGTCTTCCTGGCCCCCCTGGACGAGCACTGGCCCCTGAAGCGCGCCTTCAACGCCTTCCGGCCGGTGATGGTGCTGGTGGCCGAGACCGAGTTCTGGCCCAACTGGCTCCGTCGGGCGGGGCAGAACGGCCTTCCGGTCCTTCTCATCAACGGCCGGGTGTCGGACCGCAGCTTCCCCCGTTACCAAAAGTTCAAGCGCTTCTTCCGCCCGGCGTTGGAATGCTTCGCCCTCTGCCTGGTGCAGACCCGTACCGACGCCGACCGCCTGGAGGCCCTGGGGGTCTCGGCCCTGCGCATCCAGGTGGCGGGCCAGATGAAATACGACCGCAGCGCGCCGGGGGCCCTGGAGGTCCAGAACTTCAAGGAGAAGCTGTTCCTGCTCAACCGGGACGTGCTCTTCACCCTGGGAAGCCTGCGCAGCGGCGAGGACGACCAGGTCCTTTCCAAGCTGCCCGAGATCCTGGCCCTGGACCCGTCGGTCAAGGTGCTCATCGCCCCCCGGCACATGAAGAACGTGCCGGTCCACCGGGAGAAACTGAAGGCCTTGGGCATCCCTAACGTCACCCGCAGTGAGCTGGAGAAGGGGCAGGACTCGGAGCGGGTCATGATCCTCGACAGCGTGGGGGAGCTCTCCCTGGCCTACGCCCTTTCCCGGGCGGCCTTCGTGGGCGGCACCCTGGTGCCCATCGGAGGGCACAATGTGATGGAACCGGCCCTGTCCCGGGTGCCCGTCTGCTTCGGCCCCTACACCCAGAACGTGGGCGAGGCCGCCCAGGCCCTCATCGAGTCCGGCGGGGGCGTCCTGGTCAACGACGGGGACGACCTGGTGCGGGCCTTCCAACGCTTCATGGACCCGCCGACCGCCCGAGAGGCGGGGGAACGGGGCCACGACGCGGTCCTTTCCATGCGGGGCGCCACCGAGCGGACCGTGACCCAGGTCCTCCAGCACTGGCCCCTTTCCACCTGACTATCCCTAAGGTAATTTAAGGGTCAGGATCGCCCTGCTTCGGCCTTCCCAAGGACCTTTCTTGAGCGACTTCGAAACCTCCTATCTCAAGTTCCTGCATGACCGCCCCCAGACCCCTTGGGACCGGGCCCTCTTCAATTTTTTGAGGGGCCTTTCCTTCCTTTACCTGGGCGGGTGGTGGCTGCGGAAGACCTTCTACCGTTCCGGGTTCCTGAGGCGTAATCGCCTCAATTGCCCGGTCATCAGCGTGGGCAACATCACCACCGGCGGCACGGGCAAGACCCCCATCGTCATCGCCCTGGCGCGCCATTTCGTGGACCAGGGCCTGCGGGTGGCGGTCTTGAGCCGGGGCTATCGCCGCAGCGTCCGGCGGCCGGGGGTCACCTGGGTCTCGGACGGGGAGAAATGCCTGGTGGGGCCGGAGGAAGGCGGGGACGAACCGGTACTGGTGGCCAAGAGCGTCCCCAAGGCGGCGGTGCTGGTCTCGCCGGACCGCTACAAGGCGGGCAAGGAGGCCCTGAAGAAGTTCCGGCCCGACCTTCTCATCATGGACGACGGCTACCAGCGCCGTTTCCGCCTGCACCGGGACCTGGACATCCTGGTGGTGGACGGCATCAATCCCTTCAGCACGGGCTGGGTGCTGCCGGCGGGCCTCCTGCGCGAGCCCCTGCAGGCGCTTTCCGAGGCCGACGTCTTCATCCTCAACAAGGCGAAATTGGCCCGGAGCCCCGAGGATATCCGCACCGTGCTCCAGCGGCACAACCCCCGGGCCCTGATCCTGGAATCCAACTACCGGCCCATGGGCTTGAGGGACATCCGCACGGGGAAGGAGGTCAAACCCTCGACCCTGGACCGCGTCCCCGTGGGCGCCTTCTCGGGGGTGGCCAATCCCCTTTCCTTCGTGCGGACCCTGGCCGAATATAAGGTCCTGGTCCGCCACGCCTACAACCTGAAGGACCACTATGCCTACACCCGGGAGAAGCTCAAGTTCATCGCCGCCGACGCCAAATTGCGGGGCCTGAGCCACCTGGTCACGACGGGGAAGGACGAGGTGAAGCTGCCCAAGGATATGGACCTGGGGATCCCGGTGCTGGTGCTGGACATCGACTGGCAGGTGTCCAAGGGCAGGCTGGGTTGGGATACGGTCCTTAAGAACATTTCGCTGTCCTGTGGTAAAGCTTGATGGCCCAAATTGGATCCTGGGTCCTTAATGATGGATCCCGGTCGATCTCCGGTGGAGCATCGGGAATTTTCGTTCATTCAAAATTCAACGTTTAAAATCCATAATCGGAACGAACATGAAACCAAAGCCGGCCCATGACCCGGAACAGAAACCCGAGCCTCAGCGCATCCTGGTGCTCCGCTATTCCTCGCTGGGGGACGTGGCCCTGACCGTTCCGGTGCTCGACGGTCTCCTGGCCGCCTTCCCCCGGGCCCGGGTCTTCTACGCCACCAAGGAGAAATACGCCCCCGTGGTGCGCGAGCACCCGGCCCTGGCCGGGGTGGTGACCTTGAAGGGGTCGGGCTTCTTCAGCACCTGGGCGCACTTCCGCGAATTGAAGGCCCTCAAGCCCACCCTGGTGTTGGACCTGCATGATTCCCTGCGGACGCACCTTCTGGCCAGCTTCCTGGGCAAGACCCGTTGGCAGGTCTATCAGAGCGAGGGCGCGCGGCGCCGGGCGCTGGTCAAGCATCCCCAAGGCCCGCCGAGCCTCCACACGATCCAAAAATACCTGAAGGTCCTGGAGCCGCTGGGGGTCCGCCCCCACCTGAAGATCCGTTTCGAACTGCCGGTCTCCAAAAAACAGAACGCCGACCTCAAGGAGTTCATGGAAAGGCGCAAGATCCATCCCTCCCAGTTCGTGGTGGGCCTGGGGCCGGGTTCCCTTTGGAAGACCAAGCAGTGGATGCCGGAGAATTACGCCGAGTTGGCCTCGCGGCTGGTGGAGGACTACCGTTGCACCCTCTGGTGGTTCGGGAGCAAGGAAGAGGCCCCGCTCATCCAAGCCATCCAGGCCAAGATGCGGGGGACCCCCCTGGAACGGGGGCTGAACCTGGCCGAGTCGGCGGACCTGGAAAGGTCCATCACCCTGCTGGGGCGCTGCGACCTTTTCATCGGCAACGATTCGGGGCTCACCCACCTGGCCTCGGGCCGGGGTTGCCGGGTGGTGGTGCTCTACGGTTCCACGACCCCCTCGCTGGGCTTCGAGCCCTGGGGACCCCATTCGGTGGTCGAGGTGGCGGGCCTGCCCTGCCGGCCCTGCGACGTGCACGGGAAGAACGTCTGCCCCCTGGGACACTTCAAGTGCATGAAGGACATGACGGTGGACCTGGTGGAAGGGGCGGTGAAGCGGTCGATGAGGCGGAGCCGATGAGCCAAAACCATTCACCACGGAGACACGGAGATACGGAGAGAGGATCTTTGCGAACCGAAGGAAATTCAAAGACTTTAAAGATCCTCGTGCGCGTGCCCAATTGGCTGGGGGACACCCTCATGTCCACCCCCGCCGTGACGGCGGTGAGGCGGATGTTCCCCCAAGCCCACCTGACCATCCTGGCCAAGCCCGTCTTCGAGGATTTTTGGAAGAACTTCCCCGGGGTCGATGACTTCATCCCCGTGGAAAAGGGCTGGAAGGGCTACTGGGCCACCGCCGCCTGGATCAAGGCCGGAAAATTCGACAAGGCCCTCGTCCTGCCCACTTCCTTCTCGTCGGCGTTCCTCCTTTTCCTGGGCGAGGTCCCGGAACGCATCGGGTGGGGCGGGGAAGGGCGCGACCTGTTCCTCACCCAGGTGGTGCCCCAGGCGGACGCCCGGCAACGGCACCTGGTGGCGGAGTACCTGGCCCTGGTCCAAAAGGGTCTTGGGCGGCCCCTTCGGGACAGGACGGCGGCCCTTCATTGCCCCGTGCCCCAAGAGGCGAAGGCCGGTCTTCAGCGGGTCTGGAAGGACATGGGCGTTCCCCAGAAGGGGAGTTATATCGCGTTGGCGCCCGGCGCCACCTATGGCCCGGCCAAGCGCTGGCCCCTGGCCTATTGGAAGGAGTTGATGGGGCTTTTGCTGGCCGAACGCAAGGAGAACCTCCTGATCCTGGGGGGGCTGGAGGAAGAGGCCTATCTCAAGCCCCTGACCGAGGGGTGGGACGCGAAGCGGGAGGGGCGCATCCATCTCTTGGCGGGGCGCACGACCCCGTCCATCCTGGGGGCCATGCTGGCGCGTTGCCGCCTGCTCATCACCAACGACACCGGGCCCATGCACGTGGCCGCCGGGGTGGGGACGCCGACCGTCTCCCTTTTTGGGTCCACCTCGCCCGATTGGACCCGGCCCTTCGGGAAGGGGCACGAGGTCATTTACAAGCACCTCGAATGCAGTCCCTGCTTCCAGCGGACCTGCCCCATCGGCTACAAGTGCCTGCACGCCATCTCGGTGAACGAAGTGCACCGGACGGTCCTGAAAAAGCTCAAGGGCCGGGGGAAGATCGGTCCCGAAATAATCGCTCCTCGGGCGGGGAATAGTGCTAAATTAAGCACCTAATAAGATGCTTAACCAAGGGAGCGGCCATGGGGATCAAGTTTTCCGAGGATATTCGGTCGGTGACGGACCTGAAGCGCAATACCCGGAGCCTATTGGACCAGATCCACAAGACCGGCCGCCCGGTCGTGCTGACCGTCAATGGAAAGGCGGACGCCGTCCTCATGAACGCGAAAGCCTATGAGGTTTATTTGAGCGCCGTGAACCTTGCCCGCGAACTTGTTTCGGCCGAGAAGGATGTGACCTCGCATCGGGTGCGCCCCGCCCGCGCCTTCTTGAAAGAGTTCAAACATGCCCGCTCGATATCAGGTTAAGGTCACCCGCGTCGCCGAGGAGGATCTGAAGGGAATTTGGGACCATATCGCCAAGGACAGCCGGCGGGAAGCCGAAAGATTCATCTCCCGCATGGAGCACCAGATCGCCACTCTGGAACAATATCCTGAAAGATGTCCCTCGGTCCCGGAAAACGAAGTATTGGGAACAGGATACCGTCATATCCTTTATGGGGATTACCGGACGATCTTCCGGATCTCCCAAAGAACGGTTTATATTCTTCGGATCATCCATGGATCCCGTTTGTTGGATGATTCGGCTTTTGGTTGACGAAAAAGGCTGTTCGCGACAGGGAGCCTGATATGAAACGGATCCTGGTGGTGAAGTTGAGCTCGATGGGGGATACCCTCCTCTCCGCCCCCGTCTTCGAGGCCGTCCGCGCCGGGTTCCCGCAGGCCCGCGTCACCGTCCTGGTCGAACCCTACCTCCACGAACTTTTCCTCCATTCCCGCTGGGCCGACGAGGTCCTGGCCTATTCCTCCGAGGGCCTTTGGCAGAGGGGCTTCCTCCTCAGGGCCTGGCGCACGGGCCGCTTCCTGACCGGCCTTCAAAAGCGCCACTTCGACCTGGCCCTGGACCTGACCGGCAGCGCCGCCAGTTCCCGGCTGGTCTCCCAATGCGGGGCGGGCTTGAGGATCGGCCCCGGCCTTCCCGGCTTGAACGCCTCTTACGACCACCTGGTGCCCCTGCCCGCGGGGAGGAAGCGGACCTCCTACGAGACGGACCTTTTCATGGCCCGGGCCCTGGGGCTGGCGCCCCGTCCCCTGGAGCGCTCGGGCGGCATCTGGAACGTTCCCGACGAGGCCCGTTCCTTCGCCGAGACCTTCTGGAAGGCCAACCGCTTCAGCGCCCAGGACATGGTGGTGGCCCTGAACCCCTTCGCCGCCTATCCGACCCGGGAGTGGTATCCCTCCAAATGGGCCATGGTGATCCGCGAGCTGGACGCCAACGGGGTCAAGACCTTCCTCACCTGCCTGCCCGCCCAGAAGGACCGCCTGCAGGAGATCGAGAAACAAGCCGGGCCCTCCCTCCCGTCCTATTCGGGCCGGGGAGTTCTGCCGCTCCTGGCCCTCTACCAGAAGTCGGCCCTTTGGGTCGGCGTCAACGCGGCCTACCGCCACCTGGCGGCCGGCGTCGGCGCCCCGACCCTGACCCTTTGGGGGCCGGACCCGATCCAGAAGGACCATCCCTATTCGATCGAGCGCCATCCCCAAGTGCTCAAGGAAGTGCCCTGCCGCCCCTGCCGCCTGACGGTCTGCGTGGACAAGAAGCATGAGTGCATGGTGGCCCTCCAGCCCGAGGACGTCCTGAAGGCCATCAAACGGTCATTGAAGAGCCTGGTCCGGTCTTGACCCCTTCCTTCCAAAAGATCCTCATCCTCCGTCCCCGCTTCCTGGGGGACCTCATCCTGGCCACCGGCCTTCCCGAACTGTTCCACAAGGCGAACCCCGACGCGAAGGTGTGGTTCCTGACCGAGGCCCCCTACGCGCCCCTCCTGGAAGGCCATCCCCGGGTCGCCGGGGTGCTGGCGCTGGACCCTTCGCGCAAGAACGACCCCTTCTACCAGATCGCCTTCTACCGGAAGCTCCGGGCCGAGAAGTTCGACCTGGTGCTGGACCTTTTCGGGAACATGCGCACCGCCTTCCTGTCCTTCTTCTCCGGGGCGCCGGTGCGGGTGGGGTTCGAGAACCGGGGACGCAGTTGGGCCTATACCCATCTGGCCCCGCCCTCCTCGCCGGCCTTCGCTTCCGGCCGCCGCCGGGTGACCGAGGCCTACCTGGACCAGGTGCGGGTGCTGGGCTTGCCGGTGGGGAACTACCGGACCCTCTCGGGGGTCACGGAAGCGGAAAAGGCCCAGGTGGAACGGATATTGGAACGGGCCTCCCTGAAGCCCGGCGAAAAGCTGGCGGTGATCTGCCCGGGCGCCTCCTGGCCCGCCAAGCGCTGGCCCCTGGAGAAGTTCATCGAGCTGGGGTTCTGGCTGAAAAAAAGCGGGGTGCGGCCCCTCTATATCTTCGGGCCCAAGGAAGGGGACCTGGCCGAGGAGTTCCAGGACCACATGGACAAGGACTGGCTCGTCATCGACCAGCCGAACCTCCGGGGCCTGATGGCCTTCATCGAGGCGGCGGACGTGCTGGTGGCCAACGATTCGGGTCCCATGCACGTGGGGCCCTCGGTGGGCACGCCGACGCTGGGCATCTTCGGGCCCGGGGAGCCGGAGATCTGGTTCCCCTATGACGCGCCCCACCGGGCGGCCTACGCGGAAGTGCCCTGCTCCCATTGCGGGCTGGACCATTGTTCCCTCATGGCCTGCATGGCCCATTTGGACGTGAAGACCATGGCCCGGAACGCGTTGGAAATGATCGCGTTGAAGGGTTCGACGACACCGGGAAATTGACGGCGGTCATGCCGGGCTTTCCTTGTCCACGACGGGGACCCGCGTTGGACGATCTTTATGGGCTTTGTTCCGCTTGATGGCTCCTGGAGATATGTGTTACCATTGAGGCATAACCGTATTACCGTTGGAGGATCGCATGAAGACCATTACCGTCAAAATTCCTGAATCCCTGGAGCGGGAATTGGAAAACTTGGCCCGCAAGCGCCATGTCAGCCGTTCCGCCGTTTTAAGGGAAGCCTTGAACGGCCTTGCTAAACAGCGTAAACGTTCCGCCGCCGATCTGGCGGGAGAATTGGTGGGAACCCTCCGTGGCGCCTCCGATTTATCCACCGCACCCAAGCACATGCGTGGGTATGGTGAATGAGACAAAACTACATCGTTGATACTGGCCCCCTAGTCGCGTTATTGAATAGCCGGGACCAATATCACCCTTGGGCCCGCGACCTCTTCGAATCCATTGAACCTCCGTTGGCGACCTGCGAGGCAGTTATTTCTGAAGCTTGTTTTTTAGTGCGTGGGATGAAAGGCGGGGCCCACGCGGTGTTTGGGCTGTTGGATCGCGGCGTACTGGACTTATCTTTCCGGTTGGAACCCCACTTAACAGCTGTCGAAGCCTTAATGTCCAGGTATTCCAGCTTACCCATGTCGTTGGCAGACGCCTGCCTCGTAAAAATGTCCGAGCTGGATCCCAAAGCCGTTATTTTAACCTTCGATAGTGATTTTAGGGTGTACCGGCGAAACGGCCGACAAGTAGTGCCGGTTGCCATGCCGGATAGACTCGGGTAATTCCTAAGTTGGTGTCCACGACGGGGACCCGGATTGGAGAGTGGATGAAAGTAAAAAGGCTGTACGAATGATGACCTTGAAGGTTCAGGGCGATATTTTGACTCCACGCCAGGCGGGTTTTGTCACCCAAGCGGTAAAGACGAGCGCCGCGGCCACCCTGGCTCTCTACCTCGCTGGATTGCTTCAACTGCCCGAACCCTATTGGGCGGCTGTCAGCGCGATCATCGTCATGCAGTCCGACCTGGGGGAACTGGAAAGGGCCTCGGTTAGCCGGTTGGCGGGGACGGCTATCGGCGCCTTAGTGGGCGCCTGCGCGGTATCCTTCTTTGGCGCCTCCTTGTGGTCCTTCGCGTTGGCGGTCCTCATCACCACACTCATCTGCGCGGTCATCGGCCGTTGGGAAACCTACCGCTTTGCCGGCGTAACCGTCGCGATCGTCATGCTGATCACGCATCATGGAACACCTTGGATGGTGGCCCTGCATAGGTTCCTGGAAGTTTCTTTCGGGATTGTGGTGGCTTTCCTGGTCACTCTGGTGTCCCTCAAAATCGTCAATGGGGAGGGTCGGAAGCCTTCACCCAAAAGGCGCCCTCTCAAGGCCCATAAAAGGCTAGGGAAAATTAAACTTTGAGGAAAATTGTCCACGATGGGGAGCCCGGCCGCAGGGCTCTTCGGGTTGGATCCGGTCCGTTCTTAGGGCCATCCCCTTGATCCCCTTCATGCCGATCTTTCTTAAAGAATTCGATGAGATCGGTATTGGCCCGCAGGTTCCTACGGAATCCTCATTAAGCGGGCCATCGGTGGCTCAATGGGTCTTGGTCTTCTCCGTGCCCTCTGTGTCTCTGTGGTGGATCCCTGTGCGTTTTCGGATGTTTCGTGTTGGTTCGTTCTGTCTTTAATTCCATCCCATGTATCCCATGCATGCCGATCTTTCTTAAAGAATTCGATGGGATCGGTATTGCCCGCAGGTTCCTACGGAACCCTCATGAAGCGGGCCATCGGTGGCTCAATGGGTCTTGGTCTTCTCCGTGCTCTCCGTGTCTCCGTGGTGAGAGCCTTGGGTGTCCGTGTTTTCGCCCAAACTCTGTC
This bacterium DNA region includes the following protein-coding sequences:
- a CDS encoding glycosyltransferase N-terminal domain-containing protein; the encoded protein is MLLFIYRVAMFLIYVLARVIGIFYRSWTFQERLGFHRPEDVQKLASGYNVWLHAASAGEVNAITPFCQAFRKAKPEARIVLTTTSAMGRKIAMEKGVADHVFLAPLDEHWPLKRAFNAFRPVMVLVAETEFWPNWLRRAGQNGLPVLLINGRVSDRSFPRYQKFKRFFRPALECFALCLVQTRTDADRLEALGVSALRIQVAGQMKYDRSAPGALEVQNFKEKLFLLNRDVLFTLGSLRSGEDDQVLSKLPEILALDPSVKVLIAPRHMKNVPVHREKLKALGIPNVTRSELEKGQDSERVMILDSVGELSLAYALSRAAFVGGTLVPIGGHNVMEPALSRVPVCFGPYTQNVGEAAQALIESGGGVLVNDGDDLVRAFQRFMDPPTAREAGERGHDAVLSMRGATERTVTQVLQHWPLST
- the lpxB gene encoding lipid-A-disaccharide synthase, producing the protein MGSKEQKKILMVAGEVSGDLHAAKVAEALLRKDKGVRLFGLGGPRMAAAGVEVREDLTKDSAMGFAEVVRQLPASLRRLKDCERWMAGERPDLLVLVDYPGFNLRLAARAHAMGIPVCYYIAPKVWAWNASRLKVMAKVLKKLLVIFPFEAVFFKKHRIPAVFVGNPSVEEMDLKPVARKEVLASLGLKLSQFPLVCAMPGSRRGEIGKIWPLFLKASRLLRKTCPDAAFVVPMPPGLTPGDFHGVTPDDPFYFVEGPAYDVRKACDLAWIKSGTSTLETALLKTPMVVVYKVAMVTGFLAKRFLKIKDVSLVNILAGRTVVTELLQEKAKPARLVAETNRLLDQRSFREGQLKAFAGIHRAIARPAKASEKAAVEILKLLKSGEPQRTQRAQRRIFE
- a CDS encoding lysophospholipid acyltransferase family protein; its protein translation is MKTHRLSLTDWLIVLVATPLIHLLGLTLRIKSEGRSDLGPRAKQEKPPLWSLWHETILMSVWYHRDRDVHVMISASRDGELITTVGKFFGYTAVRGSSSRGGQEATREMVDHLKAGKRCAITPDGPRGPRREMKMGAVTIARATGAPVVCFGFAAEHGWRLRSWDRFIVPKPFSRAVFVYGEPIAIPPEGGDDGEYLKKIQAEMDRVTQEAENHFARS
- the lpxK gene encoding tetraacyldisaccharide 4'-kinase, with amino-acid sequence MSDFETSYLKFLHDRPQTPWDRALFNFLRGLSFLYLGGWWLRKTFYRSGFLRRNRLNCPVISVGNITTGGTGKTPIVIALARHFVDQGLRVAVLSRGYRRSVRRPGVTWVSDGEKCLVGPEEGGDEPVLVAKSVPKAAVLVSPDRYKAGKEALKKFRPDLLIMDDGYQRRFRLHRDLDILVVDGINPFSTGWVLPAGLLREPLQALSEADVFILNKAKLARSPEDIRTVLQRHNPRALILESNYRPMGLRDIRTGKEVKPSTLDRVPVGAFSGVANPLSFVRTLAEYKVLVRHAYNLKDHYAYTREKLKFIAADAKLRGLSHLVTTGKDEVKLPKDMDLGIPVLVLDIDWQVSKGRLGWDTVLKNISLSCGKA
- a CDS encoding glycosyltransferase family 9 protein, producing MTPSFQKILILRPRFLGDLILATGLPELFHKANPDAKVWFLTEAPYAPLLEGHPRVAGVLALDPSRKNDPFYQIAFYRKLRAEKFDLVLDLFGNMRTAFLSFFSGAPVRVGFENRGRSWAYTHLAPPSSPAFASGRRRVTEAYLDQVRVLGLPVGNYRTLSGVTEAEKAQVERILERASLKPGEKLAVICPGASWPAKRWPLEKFIELGFWLKKSGVRPLYIFGPKEGDLAEEFQDHMDKDWLVIDQPNLRGLMAFIEAADVLVANDSGPMHVGPSVGTPTLGIFGPGEPEIWFPYDAPHRAAYAEVPCSHCGLDHCSLMACMAHLDVKTMARNALEMIALKGSTTPGN
- a CDS encoding glycosyltransferase family 9 protein; this translates as MKRILVVKLSSMGDTLLSAPVFEAVRAGFPQARVTVLVEPYLHELFLHSRWADEVLAYSSEGLWQRGFLLRAWRTGRFLTGLQKRHFDLALDLTGSAASSRLVSQCGAGLRIGPGLPGLNASYDHLVPLPAGRKRTSYETDLFMARALGLAPRPLERSGGIWNVPDEARSFAETFWKANRFSAQDMVVALNPFAAYPTREWYPSKWAMVIRELDANGVKTFLTCLPAQKDRLQEIEKQAGPSLPSYSGRGVLPLLALYQKSALWVGVNAAYRHLAAGVGAPTLTLWGPDPIQKDHPYSIERHPQVLKEVPCRPCRLTVCVDKKHECMVALQPEDVLKAIKRSLKSLVRS
- a CDS encoding glycosyltransferase family 9 protein; protein product: MKPKPAHDPEQKPEPQRILVLRYSSLGDVALTVPVLDGLLAAFPRARVFYATKEKYAPVVREHPALAGVVTLKGSGFFSTWAHFRELKALKPTLVLDLHDSLRTHLLASFLGKTRWQVYQSEGARRRALVKHPQGPPSLHTIQKYLKVLEPLGVRPHLKIRFELPVSKKQNADLKEFMERRKIHPSQFVVGLGPGSLWKTKQWMPENYAELASRLVEDYRCTLWWFGSKEEAPLIQAIQAKMRGTPLERGLNLAESADLERSITLLGRCDLFIGNDSGLTHLASGRGCRVVVLYGSTTPSLGFEPWGPHSVVEVAGLPCRPCDVHGKNVCPLGHFKCMKDMTVDLVEGAVKRSMRRSR
- a CDS encoding type II toxin-antitoxin system RelE/ParE family toxin — translated: MPARYQVKVTRVAEEDLKGIWDHIAKDSRREAERFISRMEHQIATLEQYPERCPSVPENEVLGTGYRHILYGDYRTIFRISQRTVYILRIIHGSRLLDDSAFG
- the waaF gene encoding lipopolysaccharide heptosyltransferase II, whose translation is MSQNHSPRRHGDTERGSLRTEGNSKTLKILVRVPNWLGDTLMSTPAVTAVRRMFPQAHLTILAKPVFEDFWKNFPGVDDFIPVEKGWKGYWATAAWIKAGKFDKALVLPTSFSSAFLLFLGEVPERIGWGGEGRDLFLTQVVPQADARQRHLVAEYLALVQKGLGRPLRDRTAALHCPVPQEAKAGLQRVWKDMGVPQKGSYIALAPGATYGPAKRWPLAYWKELMGLLLAERKENLLILGGLEEEAYLKPLTEGWDAKREGRIHLLAGRTTPSILGAMLARCRLLITNDTGPMHVAAGVGTPTVSLFGSTSPDWTRPFGKGHEVIYKHLECSPCFQRTCPIGYKCLHAISVNEVHRTVLKKLKGRGKIGPEIIAPRAGNSAKLST
- a CDS encoding type II toxin-antitoxin system Phd/YefM family antitoxin, translating into MGIKFSEDIRSVTDLKRNTRSLLDQIHKTGRPVVLTVNGKADAVLMNAKAYEVYLSAVNLARELVSAEKDVTSHRVRPARAFLKEFKHARSISG